Proteins from a single region of Verrucosispora sp. NA02020:
- a CDS encoding NADH-quinone oxidoreductase subunit G has protein sequence MTDVAKSTETVTLTIDGVEVTAPKGALLIRVAEQIGTEIPRFCDHPLLAPAGACRQCLVEVEGQRKPVASCTQTVAEGMVVRTQLSSPVAKKAQEGIMELLLVNHPLDCPMCDKGGECPLQNQAMSTGRTDSRFHEHKREYPKPLPISTQVLLDRERCVLCQRCTRFSEEIAGDKFIDLMNRSSAEEINIYRDEEYGEEGDAGDVPFNSYFSGNTVQICPVGALTGTQYRFRARPFDLVSSPSVCEHCSAGCAQRTDWRRGKVMRRLAGDDPQVNEEWNCDKGRWGFQYARATDRLTTPLVRDERTGELREASWSEALSVAAEGLRAARDGGQGSAVLTGGRLTVEDAYAYAKFARIALHTNDIDFRARPASREEADFLASNVAGSTDVTYTDVENAPAVVLVGLEPEEECPILFLRMRKAYLKNKLKVYAIAPFATRGLEKLGAKLARVVPGEEAGVLAEHATVAEALSAPGAILIVGERLASVPGGLSAAAEVAARTGAKLAWVPRRAGDRGAVDTGCLPNLLPGGRIVTEPTARAELGEAWDIPAGVIPSQAGRDTDGILAAAAEGRLGALVVAGVDPADLADPRLAEQALDAVPFLVSLELRASAVTRRANVVLPVAPVVEKAGSFLDWEGRLRPFDAVLTTAAMTDGRVLDALAAQLDVRLGTGDVLSVRRELGSLPTTRVGRPAAPSVAPGTVRDLAPGEAVLATWHQLLDLGSLIDGDEHLGGTARPPVVRLGKGSAEALGIADGDPVTVGTDRGALTLPAAITEMPDGVVWLPTNSPGATVRRSLGATSGSVVRVSAPGTAEPVAADAAGRSGPLLNSSGGHQ, from the coding sequence ATGACGGACGTTGCCAAGTCGACCGAGACGGTCACGCTGACCATCGACGGCGTCGAGGTCACCGCCCCGAAGGGGGCGCTGCTGATCCGCGTCGCCGAGCAGATCGGCACGGAGATCCCCCGCTTCTGCGACCACCCGCTGCTGGCACCGGCCGGTGCCTGCCGCCAGTGCCTCGTCGAGGTGGAGGGGCAGCGCAAGCCGGTCGCCTCCTGCACGCAGACGGTGGCCGAGGGCATGGTCGTCCGTACCCAGCTCAGCTCCCCGGTCGCCAAGAAGGCGCAGGAGGGGATCATGGAGCTGCTCCTGGTCAACCACCCCCTCGACTGCCCGATGTGTGACAAGGGCGGCGAGTGCCCGCTGCAGAACCAGGCGATGTCGACCGGCCGCACCGACTCGCGGTTCCACGAGCACAAGCGGGAGTACCCGAAGCCGCTGCCGATCAGCACCCAGGTGCTGCTCGACCGCGAGCGCTGCGTGCTCTGCCAGCGCTGCACCCGGTTCTCCGAGGAGATCGCCGGCGACAAGTTCATCGACCTGATGAACCGTTCGTCCGCCGAGGAGATCAACATCTACCGGGACGAGGAGTACGGCGAGGAGGGCGACGCAGGTGACGTGCCGTTCAACTCGTACTTCTCCGGCAACACCGTGCAGATCTGCCCGGTCGGCGCGCTGACCGGCACCCAGTACCGTTTCCGCGCCCGCCCGTTCGACCTGGTCTCCAGCCCGAGCGTCTGCGAGCACTGCTCGGCCGGTTGCGCCCAGCGCACCGACTGGCGTCGGGGCAAGGTGATGCGGCGGCTGGCCGGCGACGACCCGCAGGTCAACGAGGAGTGGAACTGCGACAAGGGCCGGTGGGGCTTCCAGTACGCCCGTGCCACCGACCGGTTGACCACTCCACTGGTCCGCGACGAGCGCACCGGTGAGCTGCGTGAGGCGTCCTGGAGCGAGGCGCTCAGCGTCGCCGCCGAGGGGCTGCGTGCGGCCCGGGACGGCGGTCAGGGCTCGGCGGTGCTCACCGGCGGTCGGCTGACCGTCGAGGACGCCTACGCGTACGCGAAGTTCGCCCGGATCGCGCTGCACACCAACGACATCGACTTCCGGGCCCGCCCGGCCTCCCGCGAGGAGGCCGACTTCCTGGCCAGCAACGTCGCGGGCAGCACCGACGTCACCTACACCGACGTCGAGAACGCTCCCGCCGTGGTGCTGGTCGGCCTGGAGCCGGAGGAGGAGTGCCCGATCCTCTTCCTGCGGATGCGCAAGGCGTACCTCAAGAACAAGCTCAAGGTGTACGCGATCGCGCCGTTCGCCACCCGCGGCCTGGAGAAGCTCGGTGCCAAGCTGGCCCGGGTGGTGCCGGGTGAGGAGGCCGGGGTGCTCGCCGAGCACGCCACGGTCGCCGAGGCGCTGAGCGCCCCGGGTGCGATCCTGATCGTCGGTGAGCGACTGGCCTCGGTGCCCGGCGGGCTCTCCGCCGCCGCCGAGGTGGCCGCGCGTACCGGTGCGAAGCTTGCCTGGGTGCCGCGACGCGCCGGGGACCGGGGCGCCGTCGACACCGGCTGCCTGCCCAACCTGCTGCCCGGTGGGCGGATCGTCACCGAGCCGACCGCGCGCGCTGAGCTGGGCGAGGCGTGGGACATCCCGGCCGGAGTGATCCCGAGCCAGGCCGGCCGGGACACCGACGGCATCCTCGCCGCCGCCGCCGAGGGCCGCCTCGGCGCACTGGTGGTGGCCGGCGTCGACCCGGCTGACCTGGCCGACCCGCGCCTGGCCGAGCAGGCCCTCGACGCGGTGCCGTTCCTGGTCAGCCTGGAGCTGCGCGCCAGCGCGGTGACCCGACGGGCGAACGTCGTCCTGCCGGTCGCCCCGGTGGTCGAGAAGGCCGGCAGCTTCCTGGACTGGGAGGGCCGGCTGCGTCCGTTCGACGCGGTCCTGACCACCGCCGCGATGACCGACGGCCGGGTGCTCGACGCGCTCGCCGCCCAGCTGGACGTGCGGCTGGGCACCGGAGACGTGCTCTCCGTGCGCCGCGAGCTGGGCAGCCTGCCGACGACCCGGGTGGGTCGTCCGGCCGCCCCGAGTGTCGCGCCGGGCACCGTCCGGGACCTCGCGCCCGGCGAGGCGGTCCTGGCGACCTGGCACCAACTGCTCGACCTGGGCAGCCTCATCGACGGTGACGAGCACCTGGGCGGCACCGCCCGCCCGCCGGTGGTCCGGCTGGGCAAGGGCAGCGCGGAGGCGCTCGGCATCGCCGACGGTGACCCGGTGACGGTGGGTACCGACCGTGGGGCGCTGACCCTGCCGGCGGCCATCACCGAGATGCCGGACGGCGTGGTCTGGCTGCCCACCAACTCGCCCGGCGCGACGGTACGGCGCAGCCTGGGCGCGACCTCCGGTTCGGTGGTCCGGGTCTCCGCACCCGGTACGGCCGAGCCGGTCGCCGCCGACGCGGCGGGTCGTTCGGGCCCGCTGCTCAACTCCTCCGGGGGTCACCAGTGA
- the nuoH gene encoding NADH-quinone oxidoreductase subunit NuoH translates to MSHSLLAQAPSLTDFGHDPWWLVLGKIVFAFVVALLGTLLGVWFERRVVGRMAVRPGPNQLGPFGLLQTLADGLKMAFKEDILPKSADKVIYFFAPAISVICAVTALSVIPFGPMVSIFGHQTPLQVTDVPVAVLVVLAFSSLAVYGIVLAGWASGSTYPLLGGLRSTAQLISYEVSLGLSIVAVFMLAGTMSTSEIVAAQGTGTQVNLFGVDVWAPGWYALLLFPSFIVFFISIVGETNRPPFDLPEAESELVAGFMTEYSSLKFALIMLSEYVAMVTMSAFTVTLFLGGWYAPWPISLWSGANSGWWPLLWFFGKVILLVFVFVWLRGTLPRLRYDQLMRLGWKVLIPVSLVWIVVLGWYRTIGDWDTTGRLWAIGIPAGIVLLAAMFWPSRKPQSKPTVAEQVENRPQGSFPLPPMDLQVPPSPRTRRMVAEREPANVPAGQDSEEV, encoded by the coding sequence GTGAGTCACTCGCTCCTCGCCCAGGCGCCGTCGCTGACCGACTTCGGTCACGACCCGTGGTGGCTGGTGCTTGGCAAGATCGTCTTTGCCTTCGTCGTCGCCCTGCTCGGCACGCTGCTGGGCGTCTGGTTCGAGCGGCGAGTGGTGGGGCGGATGGCGGTCCGGCCGGGCCCGAACCAGCTCGGCCCCTTCGGTCTGCTGCAGACGCTCGCCGACGGCCTGAAGATGGCCTTCAAGGAGGACATCCTCCCCAAGTCGGCAGACAAGGTCATCTACTTCTTCGCGCCGGCCATCTCGGTGATCTGCGCGGTGACCGCGCTGTCGGTGATCCCCTTCGGCCCGATGGTCAGCATCTTCGGCCACCAGACGCCGTTGCAGGTCACCGACGTGCCGGTGGCGGTGCTGGTGGTGCTCGCCTTCTCGTCGTTGGCGGTCTACGGCATCGTGCTGGCGGGCTGGGCCTCCGGCTCGACCTACCCGCTGCTCGGTGGTCTGCGGTCCACCGCCCAGCTCATCTCGTACGAGGTGTCGCTGGGGCTGTCCATCGTGGCGGTGTTCATGCTCGCCGGCACGATGTCCACCTCGGAGATCGTGGCCGCACAGGGCACCGGCACGCAGGTGAACCTCTTCGGCGTCGACGTCTGGGCGCCCGGCTGGTACGCGCTGCTGCTGTTCCCGAGCTTCATCGTCTTCTTCATCTCCATCGTCGGTGAGACGAACCGGCCGCCGTTCGACCTGCCGGAGGCGGAGTCGGAGCTGGTGGCGGGCTTCATGACCGAGTACAGCTCGCTGAAGTTCGCGCTGATCATGCTCAGCGAGTACGTGGCGATGGTGACCATGTCGGCCTTCACCGTCACCCTCTTCCTGGGCGGCTGGTACGCGCCGTGGCCGATCAGCCTCTGGTCGGGTGCCAACTCCGGTTGGTGGCCGCTGCTCTGGTTCTTCGGCAAGGTCATCCTGCTGGTGTTCGTCTTCGTCTGGCTGCGGGGCACGCTGCCCCGGCTCCGCTACGACCAGCTCATGCGCCTCGGCTGGAAGGTGCTGATCCCGGTCAGCCTGGTCTGGATCGTGGTCCTGGGCTGGTACCGCACCATCGGCGACTGGGACACCACGGGTCGCCTGTGGGCCATCGGTATCCCGGCCGGGATCGTGCTGCTCGCCGCGATGTTCTGGCCGAGCCGTAAGCCGCAGTCGAAGCCGACCGTCGCCGAGCAGGTCGAGAACCGGCCGCAGGGCAGCTTCCCGCTGCCGCCAATGGATCTGCAGGTACCCCCGAGCCCGCGTACCCGGCGCATGGTCGCCGAGCGGGAGCCGGCCAACGTTCCCGCCGGCCAGGACTCTGAGGAGGTGTGA
- the nuoK gene encoding NADH-quinone oxidoreductase subunit NuoK: protein MSDFFSVEPNYYLVLAAVLFTIGAAGVLVRRNAIVLFMCVELMLNAANLALVTFSRMNGDLNGQIMAFFVMVVAAAEVVVGLAIIMAIFRTRRSASVDDANLLKY from the coding sequence GTGAGTGACTTCTTCTCCGTCGAACCGAACTACTACCTCGTCCTCGCCGCGGTGCTGTTCACCATCGGCGCGGCCGGGGTGCTGGTCCGGCGCAACGCGATCGTGCTGTTCATGTGCGTCGAGCTGATGCTCAACGCGGCCAACCTGGCGCTGGTCACCTTCAGCCGGATGAACGGTGACCTGAACGGCCAGATCATGGCGTTCTTCGTGATGGTGGTGGCGGCGGCCGAGGTCGTGGTCGGGTTGGCCATCATCATGGCGATCTTCCGCACCCGGCGCTCCGCCAGCGTCGACGACGCCAACCTGTTGAAGTACTAG
- the nuoI gene encoding NADH-quinone oxidoreductase subunit NuoI, producing MGAITGTFKGFGVTFSHMFKKVVTTDYPFTPPKPAPRYHGRHILNRHPDGLEKCIGCELCAWACPADAIFVEGGDNTDEQRFSPGERYASNYQINYARCIFCGLCIEACPTRSLTMSNEYELARDNRQDLIFTKEQLLAPLLPGMEQPPHPMRLGDSEKDYYIGSLTNPGTSAGAERSPMGPGHYQVDEHPGVTFPGAEQAAQRAAADKGETA from the coding sequence GTGGGCGCGATCACCGGAACGTTCAAGGGCTTCGGGGTCACCTTCTCGCACATGTTCAAGAAGGTCGTCACCACCGACTACCCCTTCACCCCGCCGAAGCCGGCGCCGCGCTACCACGGCCGGCACATCCTCAACCGGCACCCGGACGGCCTGGAGAAGTGCATCGGCTGTGAGCTGTGCGCCTGGGCCTGCCCGGCGGACGCGATCTTCGTCGAGGGTGGCGACAACACCGACGAACAGCGTTTCTCGCCGGGTGAGCGGTACGCCAGCAACTACCAGATCAACTACGCCCGCTGCATCTTCTGCGGGCTCTGCATCGAGGCGTGCCCGACCCGCTCGTTGACCATGAGCAACGAGTACGAGCTGGCCCGGGACAACCGGCAGGACCTGATCTTCACCAAGGAGCAGCTGCTCGCGCCGCTGCTGCCGGGGATGGAGCAGCCGCCGCACCCGATGCGTCTGGGCGACAGCGAGAAGGACTACTACATCGGCAGCCTGACCAACCCGGGCACCTCGGCCGGCGCCGAGCGCTCGCCGATGGGGCCGGGGCACTACCAGGTCGACGAGCACCCGGGCGTCACCTTCCCCGGTGCCGAGCAGGCCGCCCAGCGGGCTGCGGCGGACAAGGGAGAGACGGCATGA
- a CDS encoding NADH-quinone oxidoreductase subunit J — protein sequence MTTSTVLAAGAVSGGESVAFWILAPLALAGAIGMVAARNAVHSALWLVLTMLSLGVFYVLQAGPFIGMVQIIVYTGAIMMLFLFVLMLVGRDASDSLIEVLRGQRIAAIGLGVGFAALLGSGVYRATQDTVAVGLEEANAGGNVQGIARLLFTDYIFAFELTAALLITATIGGMILAHIERRKEDKRDQVATMKARFAPGNYPGPKPGPGVFATSSSVATPARLPDGRLSDRSTPDILPVRELAAEETTLKGTEK from the coding sequence ATGACCACCTCGACGGTGCTCGCCGCGGGTGCGGTCTCCGGCGGTGAGTCGGTGGCCTTCTGGATCCTCGCCCCGCTGGCGCTGGCTGGCGCGATCGGCATGGTCGCGGCCCGCAACGCGGTGCACTCGGCGCTCTGGCTGGTGCTGACCATGCTCAGCCTGGGCGTGTTCTATGTGCTCCAGGCCGGGCCGTTCATCGGCATGGTGCAGATCATCGTCTACACCGGCGCGATCATGATGCTCTTCCTGTTCGTGCTGATGCTGGTCGGGCGGGACGCCTCGGACTCACTGATCGAGGTGCTGCGGGGTCAGCGGATCGCGGCGATCGGGCTGGGCGTCGGCTTCGCCGCGCTGCTCGGCAGCGGGGTCTACCGGGCCACCCAGGACACCGTGGCGGTGGGTCTGGAGGAGGCCAACGCTGGCGGCAACGTGCAGGGCATCGCCCGGTTGCTCTTCACCGACTACATCTTCGCCTTCGAGCTGACCGCAGCGCTGCTGATCACCGCCACCATCGGCGGCATGATCCTGGCGCACATCGAGCGGCGCAAGGAGGACAAGCGCGACCAGGTGGCCACCATGAAGGCCCGCTTCGCGCCCGGCAACTACCCCGGTCCGAAGCCCGGCCCGGGTGTCTTCGCCACCTCCTCGTCGGTGGCCACTCCGGCGCGCCTGCCGGACGGCCGACTGAGCGACCGGAGCACGCCCGACATCCTTCCGGTGCGTGAGCTGGCCGCCGAGGAGACCACCCTGAAGGGCACTGAGAAGTGA